From Lewinellaceae bacterium:
CCTGTCCTGCTGATAATCCGGCAAGCCGGGTGCCAGCGGAATGCAGGAGGCAGTGGCGGCAGGTCTAAGGTCGGACAAGTTCGAAGGTCAATTGTTCGGAGTTCGAGGATCGGCAGGCCTCTGTAACCTTGACGACCAAAACTGTCCAATGTTAGCTGGTAGCCAAAGCAGTCAATATAGTGACTACCAGCCCCCCCCCTCACTTCTTTTTACTAGCCTTCGCCCTCGGATTAAACGCCAGGCACTTCCCGATCCAGAATTCCAGGTCGGCGTCCATATCATACCCTTCGGGCTCGATAAACAGATAACCCGTCATCGGCCGGCCGCCGTGGATCATTGGAGCAGCGCCTTGCCGCTTGGCCAGTTCCTCCGCTTCCTCAGGCGCTACCCGCGCCATCAGGCCTCCCTGATAAGTGCCGAAGCACATTTTGTCGTCCACCATAAAGCAATCGCCGCCGAACATCTTCTTTTCGGCCCAGTCTATATTCCTGGCCTTTAAAATGTTCCGCATGCGTTCCAGCAAAAAAGGATCCGTTGCCATGATAATGATGGTTTAGGCCCGGACGCATAGTGCGCCCGGCAGCAAGATATTCAATCCGCAAACCAAAGAAAAGAGAAATACAGGCAAAATACAAGGGGACGGCCAACAAGCCCAACCTACCCCACCCTATACTCAAAATACAACGGCCTTTTCTCCGCCGCATTCACCAATTCCTTGCTGGCGGTAAAAGCCGTTCTCCCCTTTTCCCACGCCGTTTTCAATTTTTTAAGGCGTTCCTGCATTTCCTGGGTGCGGTGCTCTTTGGGCAGCTGTTTCAGCAGGCGGCTGACGTCCATCTTATTGTCGGCGATGGCCACTCTGCCTTCCGTCTTTTCCAGGAGGGCTTCCAGCAGGGGGGCGAAGGGCATTTCCCAGCCCACCTTATCCGCCACGTCCTGGTCGACGGGGATCATGGCGGCCAGCTCGCCGCTTTTCATGAGGTCCAGGCCGCTTTTTATGGTGGCGTTGTGGCTGCCGTGGTGGCCGACCTTGTAGAACACCGTCTTTTCGAGCAAATCTTCCGCTTTGACTTTTTTGCCATCCACCTCGTATTCCACCTCGGCCCAGGAGCGCCAGTTGCCGGCCTGCGCATCGCCGGGGAACAGAAGCACCTTGTTGGCGCCCACCAGTTCGATGGCCAGCACCAGGCTGGTATTGTTGCGCACGCTGTCCAGTTTCAGGGCCATGATCTCGGCCGTCCTCAGCCAGTCCTGTTCGATGTTGCGCCAGGCAACGGAGGGGTTCCCGTATTCCAGGACAATCCGGTCCTGGGGGGAAAGGCCCTCCAGCAAGTCGGCCGGGAGGCCCTCGCTGAGGTGTTTCAAAAGGATGATCTTGTCTTGCCGGGAGAGGAAGTTTTCTTCCCTTGCATCAGGAGATTCGTTTGCTTTTGCATCCTTCAGTTCCCGGGCGAGTTCCTTCAGCTTCAGCTCCAGCCCTTGCCGGGTAGTGGCCAAAACCAGGTTTTTCACTTCCTCCAGATTTTTCGGGTTTTTGATGTTCATCAAACTGAAGCCCCGGCCGGTTACCACCCTGTCGTCGATAACTGCTTTAAAACGCTTTCTCACCCTGATGCTGGAGAGGTATTCGGCGCCGGGCTGAAAGAGGAGGCTTTCCAACCCCTCCTCGTCATCCGTAATTAATTCTATGATAGAGACCTCTTTTTTCATCAAAAAAGCGAGGAGGTCGTTCTTGTCCTGTTCGGCTGGAAAAAGCCTTTCCATATCTTCTTTTCCTCGTTGGCCCAGGGATCCGAAAAAATGCATTTTGAAGGCAGCAGTGAGGTGTTCCTGCTGGTTTTGAAACTCCATAAACACCTCTTCGATGAGGCGCTTCATGGCTTTCCTGATCCAGTCGGTGAAAAGTAGGCTCAGGATGTCTTTAAAAGTCAAGCTGCCGGGGCCTTCGGATTCCATGGACTCGGCGGCCCAGGCTGCCCGGCCGGCCAGATGGTTCTGCAATTGTACCCTGAAGATCGCGTCCAGGCCTTCTTCATCCAAAAAAGGGGTTTTCAGTTCATC
This genomic window contains:
- a CDS encoding TfoX/Sxy family protein — its product is MATDPFLLERMRNILKARNIDWAEKKMFGGDCFMVDDKMCFGTYQGGLMARVAPEEAEELAKRQGAAPMIHGGRPMTGYLFIEPEGYDMDADLEFWIGKCLAFNPRAKASKKK